The nucleotide window CCTTCGTGGCCGCGCAGAGCTGGGCCACCATCGCCCGCGGCGGCGCGGTGGTGGCGTACGCCCTAACCGGCATCTTCCTGACCATCGCCGGGCTGGGGTGCATCATCGCGGTGCTGAACCACAACTTCCGGGTGCTGGCCGGTCCTCCCGCGCACCACTGAGCACACCGAGGCGGCGCGCCGGGACCCGACTCCCGGCGCGCCGCTTTCCCTTGCGGTGGCCACCGCGCGTCGGGGGCCTTCCCGTTCCAGGGAAGCGCCCGAAAGCGCGACTCTGCGCGCCACGGCGGGTGTTCTCTCTGCCAGATTAGTCCCTAAGCGGGTGGGCCTCTTTGGGGTGTTCACGAGTGTTGACTTCGGACGAGGGGCGATGTACACTATGGTGCAATCACGCTACAACCTGTCTTGAACCGTATCCCCGCCCCCGCACACCACGTGTACCGGAGAAAACCCCCCATGCTGTCCAGAATCTCGTTCCGTCGCCCGTCCCTTGCCCTCGCCGGCATCCTGATCGCCATCGGCGGCTGCGCCGAATCGCCATCGGCGCCGGCGCAGCCCGAGTTCGTGCTGCGCGGCGCCCACGCGCGCTTCAGCATCAGCGGCACCGCCTCGGCCGTGATCGACCAGCGCGGCGGATCGCTGGTGAGCCCCGCCGGCGACCGCATCGTGTTCCCGGCCGGCGCGCTGTCGGGCCCCACGCAGATCAGCATCACCTCCGACGAGACGTACGTGGGCGTGGAGCTGCAGCCGCACGGGCTGACCTTCCCCGAGGGGCACCTGCCGGTGCTGCAGCTGAACACGGCGGGCTCGAATGCCGGGGCCTATCAGCGAATCAGCGTTTCCTACGTGAACGAGAGCGGCTCGGTGGCCGAGATCCTGCCCGCGACAACCGGCAACAACCGCGCGAGCACGAACCTGCACCACTTCTCGGGGTACATGGCCAGCGGCTACTGATCTGCCGGCCGGACCAGGTTCGATGCTCCGGGGCGCCAGTGACCTGGCGCCCCTCTGCGTCCTCTTATCTCCCACTCGATCCGCGTTGACTCAGTTTCCCGCCGCCGGATATCTCGACCGCGCCCTGAAGCACGAGGCGGAAGGTGCATGGGCCGACGCCGCAGCATGCTACGACCAGGCTTTCCAGCACGCGGTGCGGGAGCGTGACCGTGACGGCATGCTGGAGGCGGTCACGCGGCTGGGGCACTGCTTCCGCCAGAGCGGCGAGACCGACGCGGCCCACGACGTCTTCGACTTCGCGACGACGTCGGCGGAGCTCGCGGGCGATCACCTCCGGGCGGCCCGCGCGCTGAACGGGGTGGGGATCCTGCTCCAGTCGGCCGGGCGGATCGAGGAGGCGGAGGAGATGTACCTGCGTGCCCGGGCCCACGCGCTGGAGGTGCTGTCGGCGCCCGTGCTCGGCGAGATCGAGCAGAACCTCGGCATCCTGGACAACATCCGGGGCAAGCTCCAGTCCGCGCTCGACCACTACGTCGCGGGGCTCACCCATCTCCGCGCCACCGACCACCCGCGCGGCTGCGCGCGGGCGCTCAACAACATGGGCATGCTCCACATCGACATGGGCAAGCTGGAAGACGCCGACGCGTACTTCCAGCAGGCGCTCGAGATGTGCGAGAAGGCGGGCGACATCGTGTCGGCGGGATGGATCCACATCAACCGCACCGAGCTGTTCCTCGCGCTCGGCCAGCCCGACCGGGCGCGCGCCAGCTGCGACGAAGGCTTCGAGATCGCCAGCCGCCTGAACGACCACCTGCGCCGCGGCGAGGCGCTCAAGTTCTACGGCATCATCTACCGGCAGACGGGAAAGCTGCACCTGGCCCAGATCCACCTGGAGCAGGCGGTGGAGATCGCGGGCGGGCGCGAGCCGCTGCTGGAGGCCGAGACGCAGCGCGAGCTGGCGCTGGTGCTGCGCGCGCAGTCGCGCAACCGCGAGGCGCTCGAGGCGCTGAACCGCGCGCACGCGCTGTTCACGGGGCTGCGGGCGCACCCCGACCAGGAAGACATCACCCAGCGCATCAGCAAGCTGGAGACGGACTTCCTGTCGCTGGTGCGCTTCTGGGGCGAGTCGATCGAGGCCAAGGACCGCTACACCAGCGGCCACTGCGAGCGGGTGGCCGACTACGCCTGCCGGCTGGCCACCGAGGCGGGGATGGGCGAGCGCGAGATCGTGTGGTTCCGGATGGGCGCCTTCCTGCACGACCTGGGGAAGACCGAGGTGCCCGAGGAGATCCTGAACAAGCCGGGGAAGCTGACCGACGAGGAGCGCGCCATCATGGAGCGCCATCCCGTGACCGGCGACGAGATGCTGGCGCCGGTGGAGTTCCCCTGGGACATCCGCCCCATGGTGCGCTCGCACCACGAGCGCTGGGACGGGCGCGGCTACCCCGACGGGCTCTCCGGCGACACCATCCCGCTCTCCGCGCGGATCCTGCGCATCGCCGACGTGTTCGACGCGCTGACCACCGCGCGCAGCTACCGCCGCCGGCTGACGCCCGAGGAGGCGCTGGAGATCATGGAGGACGACGACGGCTCGTTCGACCCCGAGATCTTCTCCATCTTCAAGGAGCTGTTCCCGCAGATCATGGGCACCGCCGAGGAGGCGCAGAAGCGGATGGCCGTCTCCCAGGCCTGATCCCCGTCGATCCTGTTTCACATAGAGACGCCGAGAAAAACGGAGAGGCACGGAGAACCGCGATGAGTTCTCCGTGCCTCTCTTTTTCCTCGGTGCCCTCGATGTGATTCTTTCTCTCCGATCCTCGGATCAGGCGGCGACGGCGGGCGCCTCGACGGGGATGCCGCGGGTGCGCAGGATCAGCTCGACCGCCTCGCCGATCTTGTTGTTGGGCGTCGACGCGCCGGCGGTCAGGCCCACGACGAGGGGGCCGGCGGGGAGCCAGTCCTCCGCCTCCACCTCGGGCGCGTCGGCCGGCGTGCCGCTGGGCTTGAAGCGGATGGTGCGCCGCTCCGGGTCGATGCAGCGCGCGTCAGCGATGTGGTAGGTGACCACGTGGCGCGCGCAGATCACCGCCAGGTGGTTGGTGTTCGACGAGTTGTAGCCGCCGATCACCAGCATCACGTCGGGCTTGCGCTCCTCGTCCCCCACCAGCTTGACCACCGCGTCCTGGCGCTCCTGCGTGGCCGAGCAGATGGTGTCGAACGAGCGGAAGCGCTGCGCCGCGTCGTACCCCGGCTCGCCGCCGTACCGCCGCTCCAGCGCCTTCCCCACCTCCGCGGCGATGGCGAGCGAGTCGCCCGAAAGCATGGTCGTCTGGTTGGCCACGCCGATCCGCTGCAGGTGCAGGTCGGGGTCGAAGCCGGGCGAGGTTTTCTCGCGGAAGTGCTCGAGGAACGCCTCGCGCGCCATGGCCCCGGGCGCGCGCTCGATGTAGTCCATCACCAGCCGCGCCTCGGCCATGTCGCGCACCACGATGAAGCGCCCCTCGGGCCAGCGGTACACCTGGCTGGCCGTCGCCCGCGTCTCTTCGTGGTAGTGCTTGCCGTGGATCAGCGCGGTGAACCCGTCGCGGGCGTACTGGTCGACCCGCTTCCACACGTTCAGCACGCTGCCGCAGGTGGTGTCGACCAGGATGGCCCCGGTCTCCTGCAGCCGGCGGAAGTCGTCCACCGTGGCCCCGAAGGCGGGGAGGATCACCACGTCCTCGGGGGTCAGGCCGGAGAAGTCGAAGCGGCCGCCCTCGCCGGGGTAGAGGAAGACGACGCCCATGTCGGTCAGGCGCCGGTTCACGTGCGGGTTGTGGATGATCTCGCCCAGCAGGAAGACGCGGCGGTCGGGGAACTTCACCCGCGTCTCGTAGGCGTAGTCGACCGCGCGGTCCACGCCGTAGCAGAAGCCGAACTCCTCCGCCAGCCGCACGGTCACCTCGTCGCGGCCGCGGCCGTACGTCTCCTCGTAGCCGCGCGCGCGGATGCGGTCCACCAGC belongs to Longimicrobium sp. and includes:
- a CDS encoding HD domain-containing phosphohydrolase, which translates into the protein MTQFPAAGYLDRALKHEAEGAWADAAACYDQAFQHAVRERDRDGMLEAVTRLGHCFRQSGETDAAHDVFDFATTSAELAGDHLRAARALNGVGILLQSAGRIEEAEEMYLRARAHALEVLSAPVLGEIEQNLGILDNIRGKLQSALDHYVAGLTHLRATDHPRGCARALNNMGMLHIDMGKLEDADAYFQQALEMCEKAGDIVSAGWIHINRTELFLALGQPDRARASCDEGFEIASRLNDHLRRGEALKFYGIIYRQTGKLHLAQIHLEQAVEIAGGREPLLEAETQRELALVLRAQSRNREALEALNRAHALFTGLRAHPDQEDITQRISKLETDFLSLVRFWGESIEAKDRYTSGHCERVADYACRLATEAGMGEREIVWFRMGAFLHDLGKTEVPEEILNKPGKLTDEERAIMERHPVTGDEMLAPVEFPWDIRPMVRSHHERWDGRGYPDGLSGDTIPLSARILRIADVFDALTTARSYRRRLTPEEALEIMEDDDGSFDPEIFSIFKELFPQIMGTAEEAQKRMAVSQA
- a CDS encoding 4-hydroxy-3-methylbut-2-enyl diphosphate reductase — translated: MEQNYFRRGFGLRKEIEPLIRSEYHSALVDRIRARGYEETYGRGRDEVTVRLAEEFGFCYGVDRAVDYAYETRVKFPDRRVFLLGEIIHNPHVNRRLTDMGVVFLYPGEGGRFDFSGLTPEDVVILPAFGATVDDFRRLQETGAILVDTTCGSVLNVWKRVDQYARDGFTALIHGKHYHEETRATASQVYRWPEGRFIVVRDMAEARLVMDYIERAPGAMAREAFLEHFREKTSPGFDPDLHLQRIGVANQTTMLSGDSLAIAAEVGKALERRYGGEPGYDAAQRFRSFDTICSATQERQDAVVKLVGDEERKPDVMLVIGGYNSSNTNHLAVICARHVVTYHIADARCIDPERRTIRFKPSGTPADAPEVEAEDWLPAGPLVVGLTAGASTPNNKIGEAVELILRTRGIPVEAPAVAA